Proteins encoded together in one Rubripirellula reticaptiva window:
- a CDS encoding efflux RND transporter periplasmic adaptor subunit — protein sequence MNEFFKRHRGKLWIAQAVAFVVLGIFVASWFSGGSNEPKVSPTSATSNLEAMQSKPSIWTCSMHPQIRRDGPGSCPICGMDLVPVRESADGVRTVSISSEIKSLMNVQVSPVRRQYVTSEVRMVGKVDYDETRLAHITAWVPGRLERMFVDFTGVEVNKGDHMVQIYSESLYTAQEELLAVTKRDRLLSTSRLIKPLDLAESAREKLRLLGLTTKQIQTIEQRGKSSETVTIYSPVGGVVVAKNKQEGDRVQTGDRIYTVADLNVLWVQMDAYESDLAWLRYGQDVEFTTEAYPGEVFRGRIAFIDPVLNEDTRTVKVRVNVPNDDGRLKPEMFVRAIVQSDIAAGGRVLSASLAGKWISPMHPEIIKDQPGDCDICGMPLVRAESLGYVTAEPTNAAKPLIVPVKAVLLTGTRAIVYIQVPDADKPTYEGREIVIGPRAGDFYLVKAGLDEGDLVVTNGNFKLDSALQISAKPSMMTPQGGGGGGHNHGGMEMPKADEGVAMDASPMELVPAARDAMQSLVEQYKTIQEKVEAANLAEMRASYERLGQTVEAVPADLIGPQMRPQWLEVAMLLRNDVTEGREVKSMREADRVFALTRQHVNQMKGQFPLPMSHDEMQMPAMANMDAPPEVVGQLNGFVAPYLALSQALAADDLDAAKQAVEPLHQRLASLAPIVSESKAVGMWSKEKRDLSEIIARLQKANDLSALRSGFALLSEQMLSLQRMFGLPTDETLYELHCPMAFEGRGASWLQSDDAVRNPYYGASMLKCADKVEKL from the coding sequence ATGAACGAATTCTTCAAACGACACCGCGGAAAACTCTGGATTGCACAAGCGGTGGCGTTTGTGGTGCTCGGTATCTTCGTCGCATCTTGGTTTAGCGGCGGCTCGAATGAGCCGAAAGTCTCTCCGACTTCCGCTACGTCGAACTTGGAGGCAATGCAAAGTAAGCCGTCGATTTGGACTTGCTCGATGCATCCCCAAATACGTCGTGACGGGCCGGGCAGTTGTCCGATCTGCGGGATGGATTTGGTTCCAGTCAGAGAATCGGCAGACGGAGTTCGCACCGTTTCGATCAGTTCTGAAATCAAGAGCTTGATGAACGTGCAGGTCAGTCCCGTGCGCCGGCAATACGTGACATCCGAAGTACGCATGGTGGGCAAGGTTGATTACGACGAAACACGCCTCGCACACATCACAGCTTGGGTTCCTGGTCGCTTAGAACGCATGTTCGTTGACTTCACCGGCGTCGAAGTCAACAAGGGCGATCACATGGTGCAAATCTACAGCGAGTCGCTCTACACCGCACAAGAAGAACTGCTGGCGGTGACCAAGCGTGATCGACTGCTGAGTACCTCACGATTAATCAAACCACTCGATCTTGCCGAGTCCGCTCGCGAGAAACTGCGTTTGCTCGGTTTGACGACGAAGCAAATTCAAACCATTGAACAACGCGGCAAGTCTTCCGAAACCGTAACGATCTATTCGCCCGTCGGGGGTGTAGTGGTTGCAAAGAACAAGCAAGAAGGCGACCGCGTTCAAACTGGCGACCGTATCTACACCGTTGCTGACTTGAACGTCTTGTGGGTTCAGATGGATGCTTACGAATCGGACCTGGCTTGGTTGCGGTATGGGCAAGACGTCGAGTTCACGACGGAAGCGTATCCAGGCGAAGTGTTCCGCGGCCGAATCGCGTTTATTGATCCGGTGCTGAACGAGGACACACGAACGGTGAAGGTCCGAGTCAACGTGCCGAACGACGATGGTCGCTTGAAACCGGAAATGTTCGTGCGTGCGATTGTGCAGAGCGACATCGCGGCTGGCGGTCGAGTGCTGAGCGCTTCGCTGGCGGGAAAGTGGATCAGTCCGATGCACCCGGAAATCATCAAAGACCAGCCGGGTGACTGTGACATTTGCGGTATGCCGTTGGTGCGAGCCGAATCGCTCGGGTACGTCACCGCCGAGCCGACGAACGCCGCGAAGCCGTTGATCGTGCCGGTGAAGGCTGTGTTGCTTACCGGAACGCGAGCGATCGTTTACATCCAGGTTCCCGATGCTGATAAGCCGACTTACGAGGGTCGCGAGATTGTGATCGGTCCGCGAGCCGGCGATTTCTATCTCGTCAAAGCCGGTCTCGACGAAGGCGACTTGGTGGTGACCAACGGCAACTTCAAACTCGACAGTGCGCTGCAGATTTCCGCAAAGCCCTCGATGATGACGCCGCAAGGTGGCGGTGGCGGTGGACACAATCACGGCGGCATGGAAATGCCAAAGGCGGACGAAGGCGTGGCGATGGACGCGAGTCCGATGGAGTTGGTGCCAGCAGCACGCGATGCGATGCAGAGCCTCGTTGAGCAATACAAAACGATTCAGGAAAAGGTCGAAGCGGCGAACCTCGCAGAGATGCGTGCAAGCTACGAACGACTGGGACAAACTGTTGAGGCAGTGCCGGCAGACTTGATCGGTCCTCAAATGCGACCGCAGTGGCTCGAGGTTGCGATGTTGCTTCGCAATGACGTCACCGAAGGTCGCGAAGTCAAATCCATGCGTGAAGCCGACCGGGTATTCGCGTTAACTCGCCAGCACGTCAATCAGATGAAGGGCCAGTTTCCGTTGCCGATGTCACATGACGAGATGCAGATGCCGGCCATGGCGAACATGGATGCTCCGCCGGAGGTCGTTGGACAACTGAACGGCTTCGTCGCTCCCTACTTGGCACTCAGCCAAGCACTCGCGGCCGACGATTTGGATGCGGCGAAGCAAGCCGTCGAACCGTTGCATCAACGTTTGGCTTCATTGGCGCCGATCGTTTCTGAATCCAAAGCGGTCGGAATGTGGAGCAAAGAAAAACGCGACTTGTCCGAGATCATTGCAAGATTGCAGAAGGCGAATGATCTCTCCGCCTTGCGGAGCGGGTTCGCGTTGCTGTCCGAACAGATGTTGAGCCTGCAGCGAATGTTCGGGCTGCCGACTGACGAAACACTTTATGAGCTTCATTGTCCGATGGCCTTCGAGGGTCGCGGTGCGTCGTGGCTTCAATCCGATGACGCGGTTCGCAATCCGTACTACGGCGCTTCGATGCTGAAATGTGCCGACAAAGTCGAAAAGCTGTAG
- a CDS encoding efflux RND transporter permease subunit, whose translation MTNNDETIKNAKRSILGRLIWFCLTNKLVVMLLVIATMGWGVMVAPFDWDTGALPRDPVPVDAIPDIGENQQIVFTQWMGRSPQDVEDQIGYPLTVALLGIPEVKTIRSYSMFGFSSIYIIFGEDADFYWSRTRVLEKLNSLPAGTLPDSVQPTLGPDATALGQIYLYTLEGRDPDGKPTGGWDLRELRTIQDYNVRYSLTSAEGISEVASIGGFVQEYQIDVDPDAMRAAGVTLASVFESIRMTNVDVGARTIELNKAEYVIRGLGFIESIEDIEKTVVKVTDNVPITVADVGNVSLGPALRRGALDKAGAEAVGGVAVVRYGYNPLAAIKNIKQRIKEVSPGLPTKVLVDYTKASADEVDLYAERHDLESITGATTTSDAWVKHLRGMSQEEWPTWITTSQVAVVPFYDRTGLIYETLGTLKTALFEEILVTIIVILVMVIHLRSSFLISALLPLAVLMCFIAMKTFGVDANIVALSGIAIAIGTMVDMGIIVTENILKYLDEADPEDDKMTLIFKATQEVAGAVLTAVTTTVVSFLPVFTMIGAEGKLFRPLAFTKTFALAASVIVALTIIPPVAHVLMGGRIESKSLRRGAWFALLILGIAASMLLTWWVGAILIVLSTYKLYEDRIPESYQRYGPYATSALAALVVGVLLTQEWLPLGPQKGLLLNLLFVGGLIGGILGFFTVFQRFLYEPILRWCLNHKLAFMTLPIAILLFGGSAWLGFDKVFGFIPKALSMVGVSETTVRQSGPWKAATNVLPGLGKEFMPPLDEGSFLYMPTTMPHASIGEALDVLQLQNQLLVSIPEVESVVGKIGRADTPLDPAPVSMLETYITYKSEYKTDQNGHRLNFRYDNASEEFVREETGELIPDPGGRPFRQWRDEIRKPDDIWQAITTAAQIPGTTSAPKLQPIAARIVMLQSGMRAPMGMKVKGPDLETIERVALELESLLKQIPTVQSSAVIADRIVGKPYLEIDIDRDAIKRYGLHIRSVQDVIEVAIGGRQITTTVEGRERFPVRVRYARELRDDLESLDRILVPTPMGPQIPLGQLADIRYTRGPQVIKSEDTFLLGYVLFDKKPGEAEVDVVEDAQAFLQSKIDSGEFTLPAGVTYTFAGNYENQIRSQKTLAIVLPLALGIIFLILYMQFKSAITTSLVFSGILIAWAGGFIMLWLYGTDWFLDFSLLGTNMRELFQVKTINLSVAVWVGFLALFGIASDDGVVIASYLDESFRKDRIENAKHAREATVTAGMRRVRPCLMTTATTLLALIPVLTSTGRGSDIMVPMAIPSFGGMTIEIMTMLVVPVLYCSAMEWKLRLGIKDERFTKDA comes from the coding sequence ATGACAAACAACGATGAGACCATTAAAAACGCGAAACGCTCAATCCTCGGCCGACTGATTTGGTTCTGCTTGACCAACAAGCTGGTCGTCATGTTGTTGGTCATTGCGACGATGGGTTGGGGCGTGATGGTCGCTCCATTCGATTGGGACACCGGAGCGTTGCCTCGCGATCCCGTTCCCGTCGATGCCATTCCCGACATCGGCGAAAACCAACAGATCGTGTTCACGCAGTGGATGGGACGCAGCCCACAAGACGTCGAAGACCAGATCGGTTATCCGCTGACGGTCGCACTGCTGGGAATCCCCGAGGTCAAGACGATCCGCAGCTATTCGATGTTCGGCTTCTCGTCGATCTACATCATCTTTGGCGAAGACGCGGACTTCTATTGGTCGCGAACGCGGGTGCTGGAAAAGCTGAACAGTCTGCCGGCTGGCACGTTGCCAGATAGTGTGCAACCGACGCTGGGGCCAGATGCGACGGCGCTCGGACAGATTTATCTCTACACACTCGAAGGCCGCGATCCTGATGGAAAACCGACCGGTGGTTGGGATTTGCGAGAGCTGCGAACGATCCAGGATTACAACGTCCGCTATTCGCTGACTTCGGCGGAAGGGATCAGTGAGGTCGCTTCGATCGGAGGCTTCGTTCAGGAATACCAAATCGACGTGGACCCTGATGCGATGCGGGCCGCCGGTGTGACGTTGGCCAGTGTGTTCGAGTCGATTCGCATGACGAACGTCGACGTTGGTGCGAGAACGATTGAACTGAACAAGGCCGAATACGTCATCCGCGGTCTGGGCTTCATCGAGAGCATCGAGGACATCGAAAAGACTGTCGTAAAGGTGACCGACAACGTGCCGATCACGGTGGCCGACGTGGGCAACGTGTCGCTAGGTCCGGCGTTGCGGCGAGGTGCGCTCGACAAAGCCGGTGCGGAAGCCGTGGGCGGTGTCGCGGTCGTACGCTACGGATACAACCCTTTGGCTGCGATCAAGAACATCAAGCAACGAATCAAAGAAGTCTCGCCAGGTTTACCCACGAAGGTGTTGGTCGACTACACGAAGGCGTCGGCTGATGAAGTTGACCTGTACGCCGAGCGTCATGATTTGGAGTCGATCACCGGTGCGACGACCACCAGCGACGCTTGGGTGAAGCACCTTCGTGGAATGTCACAAGAGGAGTGGCCGACATGGATCACGACCAGCCAAGTCGCGGTCGTGCCTTTCTACGATAGAACCGGGTTGATCTACGAAACGCTGGGCACGTTGAAAACTGCGTTGTTTGAAGAAATCCTTGTCACCATCATCGTGATTCTGGTGATGGTCATTCACTTGCGCAGCTCGTTCCTGATCAGTGCGTTGTTGCCGCTGGCCGTGTTGATGTGCTTCATCGCCATGAAGACATTCGGTGTCGACGCCAACATCGTGGCGTTGTCGGGAATCGCGATTGCGATTGGGACGATGGTCGACATGGGGATTATTGTCACGGAGAACATTCTTAAATATCTCGATGAGGCCGATCCCGAAGACGACAAGATGACGTTGATCTTTAAGGCCACTCAAGAAGTGGCCGGTGCGGTGCTAACCGCCGTGACAACCACCGTAGTCAGTTTCCTGCCCGTGTTCACGATGATCGGTGCAGAAGGAAAGCTGTTTCGGCCGCTCGCCTTCACCAAGACGTTCGCACTCGCAGCGTCCGTCATCGTTGCGTTGACCATCATTCCGCCGGTTGCCCACGTCCTGATGGGCGGACGAATTGAATCAAAGAGCCTGCGTCGTGGAGCTTGGTTCGCGTTGCTGATCCTCGGCATTGCTGCGTCGATGCTGCTGACATGGTGGGTCGGTGCAATCTTGATCGTGCTGTCGACCTACAAACTGTATGAAGATCGGATTCCCGAGAGTTACCAGCGTTACGGCCCGTATGCGACCAGCGCACTTGCGGCGCTGGTCGTCGGCGTGTTGCTGACTCAGGAATGGTTGCCGCTGGGGCCACAGAAAGGTTTGCTACTGAATTTGCTGTTCGTCGGCGGATTGATTGGCGGCATCCTGGGGTTCTTTACCGTCTTTCAACGATTCCTGTACGAACCGATCCTGCGCTGGTGCCTCAATCACAAACTTGCGTTCATGACGCTGCCGATCGCGATCCTTTTGTTCGGCGGCTCGGCTTGGCTGGGCTTCGACAAGGTGTTCGGGTTCATCCCCAAGGCGCTCTCGATGGTTGGCGTTTCGGAAACCACCGTTCGGCAATCCGGTCCCTGGAAAGCCGCAACGAACGTACTGCCAGGGCTTGGCAAAGAGTTCATGCCGCCGCTTGATGAAGGCTCTTTCCTCTACATGCCGACAACGATGCCGCACGCTTCGATCGGTGAAGCTCTCGACGTGTTGCAATTACAGAATCAATTGCTGGTGTCGATTCCCGAAGTCGAATCAGTCGTCGGCAAGATCGGTCGCGCCGACACGCCGCTCGACCCGGCTCCCGTGTCGATGCTCGAAACCTACATCACTTACAAATCGGAATACAAAACCGATCAGAACGGTCATCGGCTGAACTTTCGCTACGACAACGCATCCGAAGAATTTGTCCGCGAAGAAACAGGCGAATTGATCCCTGATCCCGGCGGCCGACCGTTTCGACAATGGCGTGATGAGATTCGCAAGCCGGATGACATTTGGCAAGCGATCACGACGGCGGCACAGATTCCCGGCACGACCTCGGCACCCAAGCTGCAACCGATCGCAGCTCGGATCGTAATGCTGCAAAGCGGCATGCGGGCACCGATGGGAATGAAGGTCAAAGGTCCAGACCTAGAAACGATCGAGCGGGTTGCCTTGGAACTGGAATCGCTGCTGAAGCAGATTCCCACCGTTCAATCATCCGCCGTGATTGCTGACCGCATTGTCGGCAAGCCGTATTTGGAAATCGACATCGACCGAGATGCGATCAAGCGGTACGGGTTGCACATCCGCAGCGTGCAGGACGTAATCGAAGTCGCGATCGGTGGCCGGCAAATCACGACGACTGTAGAAGGCCGCGAACGGTTCCCCGTCCGCGTGCGTTACGCTCGCGAACTACGTGACGATCTCGAGTCACTCGACCGAATTCTGGTCCCGACGCCGATGGGGCCACAGATTCCGCTCGGGCAGCTCGCCGACATTCGCTACACCCGCGGCCCGCAGGTCATCAAGAGCGAAGACACGTTCTTACTGGGTTACGTTTTGTTCGACAAGAAGCCAGGAGAAGCGGAAGTTGACGTCGTTGAGGATGCTCAGGCGTTCTTGCAATCGAAGATCGACTCGGGCGAGTTCACGCTACCAGCCGGAGTGACATACACGTTCGCAGGCAACTACGAAAACCAAATTCGATCGCAGAAGACGTTGGCAATTGTGTTACCGCTGGCACTCGGGATCATCTTCTTGATCCTCTACATGCAGTTCAAATCAGCCATCACGACATCGCTGGTTTTCAGCGGCATCCTGATCGCGTGGGCAGGCGGTTTCATCATGCTGTGGTTGTACGGCACCGATTGGTTCCTCGACTTCAGTTTGCTTGGCACGAATATGCGTGAACTGTTCCAAGTCAAAACGATCAACCTCAGTGTCGCCGTCTGGGTTGGCTTCCTGGCCCTGTTCGGCATCGCCAGCGACGACGGCGTCGTGATCGCGTCGTACCTCGACGAGAGTTTTCGCAAGGACCGCATCGAAAACGCCAAACATGCACGCGAAGCCACCGTGACCGCCGGCATGCGACGAGTTCGCCCCTGTCTGATGACCACGGCGACCACGCTGCTCGCCCTTATCCCCGTCCTCACCTCCACCGGCCGGGGCAGCGACATCATGGTGCCAATGGCGATCCCCAGTTTCGGCGGCATGACGATCGAAATCATGACGATGCTCGTCGTACCAGTTCTCTATTGCAGTGCGATGGAGTGGAAGTTGCGACTCGGCATCAAAGACGAACGCTTTACAAAGGACGCATAG
- a CDS encoding zf-HC2 domain-containing protein, with the protein MSSNDCKTVQPYLSAYHDGELAAGQADTVAEHVESCESCAAELSAFESLGSAFAQTSFPAKPSDLWQRIERELPTAAEPVTLSKRFSLWVRESPYGAGLVSMAASVLVLLGAGLWYGGGNNHDMAGGGAMATHGRDGHSHDDEMSAEHMAEFAVVMDDYLQKLPSDPDGAEQMLLTKYDGETVDAERAVKLVGYRPIVSGGLPEGYSLASTSVLKMPCCTCVKAVCKRSDGSTLVLFEHDDEETAWFGDRPQSMATCGDKDCCLVDLDSSIAATWRQGSRSVTAVGVRDQDEVTKLVTWLDKI; encoded by the coding sequence ATGTCATCCAACGATTGCAAAACGGTGCAGCCATACCTGTCGGCTTATCACGACGGCGAGCTTGCGGCTGGACAAGCGGATACTGTGGCGGAACACGTTGAGTCATGCGAATCGTGTGCGGCAGAGCTGAGTGCGTTTGAGTCACTCGGCTCGGCTTTCGCTCAAACTTCCTTCCCGGCAAAACCGTCTGATCTGTGGCAACGCATCGAACGTGAGCTGCCAACAGCCGCCGAACCGGTAACATTGTCGAAGCGATTCAGTCTTTGGGTTCGCGAGTCGCCATATGGTGCTGGGCTGGTGTCGATGGCGGCGTCCGTTTTGGTGCTGTTGGGTGCAGGACTGTGGTACGGCGGCGGAAACAATCACGACATGGCAGGCGGTGGTGCGATGGCGACGCACGGCAGAGATGGGCATTCGCATGATGATGAAATGTCTGCCGAACACATGGCTGAGTTCGCCGTGGTGATGGACGACTATTTGCAGAAACTGCCCAGCGATCCAGACGGAGCGGAACAGATGCTGCTCACCAAGTACGACGGTGAGACAGTCGACGCGGAGAGAGCCGTGAAGTTGGTCGGCTATCGACCCATTGTCTCGGGTGGATTGCCCGAGGGCTATTCCTTGGCGTCGACTAGCGTGTTGAAGATGCCTTGTTGCACTTGCGTGAAGGCGGTTTGCAAACGAAGTGACGGTTCGACACTGGTTCTGTTTGAACACGATGACGAAGAGACGGCTTGGTTTGGCGATCGCCCCCAGAGTATGGCAACATGTGGTGACAAAGATTGCTGCCTTGTTGATCTCGATTCCAGTATTGCGGCAACTTGGAGGCAAGGTTCTCGAAGCGTCACTGCCGTCGGCGTTCGCGACCAAGACGAAGTGACGAAGCTAGTGACCTGGTTGGACAAAATCTAG